cATTAATATTCAGTCAGAAGAAATGCTAGATAGGCAAATCATGCAAGCAAAAAAACTGCCCCTTCAAGATGACAAAACACCTCTGAAAGGGGAAATTGTTATGCATTATTAATCAATGTCTTTCAAGTTACAATCAAGGAAATTCTTCACTCCAACAGTCACCAATCAGAACCAGGAGAGAGAACTTTACTCACTGATAACATCAACAAGTAATTTACATATGCAATTCTGAAGCAGGTCTTAAATCCACTATATTAAGTGTTCCACCatacactttttaaaagtcactcTCACAACCCATTCCCTTAGGTTCACTGACCAATttacttaggaaaaaaagaaatcctgtgcCCAAAGTATACaagctattataaaaaatataaaaagatcagAGTGTTTATAATCTAGCATGgagaataaaatttatacattCCCCAAACAGTGGTTCTCAGGGCTGAAAAAAACTACTGAGAATCCCCCCACCAACATTTTTGACTGATggaatatgtgaacaaaaaatgTCTGGAAACCACAAACTCATACTTAGTGTTCATCTCTCCTGCCAACCTCCAATCAAAATCTATTCAGAGCTCACAATGGTCATTTTAGGTCTCCACACCCTTGTCCACTATCTGTACTATCCTTAGCATACGTCATGGCTCAGCACCCATTTGTGATGCCCCTCCTAATTTTCACTCACTCACCCCAAAGAAACCATGCCCCTATAGgggccttattattattatttataatttacaatTAGCACACAGAATCTGAAATTTTGTCTTCAGTATGTCTCTTGTTTTTTATGAACTCTGGATCTCGTTGAGGGTAGGAATCCTCTTATCACTTCTGAATCTTCAGCAACCAGCCTAGTACTTTGCCAGCAAGCactaagtaataataaatgaatgatcTGAACCTGTCTTTACCCAGGAGCCAGGGAAGAGTAGTCGATTATGGAAATGATCTAATCACAGTGGCACTTTAGAAAGATTTGGCTTAGAATACTGTTAAGAGCATGGGCTTTGAAGCCAAACTGCATGGGCATGAATCCcagaatcccagctctgccacttagtgcggatgactttgggcaagtttctAAAGCTCCTGTGCCCAAGTTTTCTCACTTGGAAAACAGGGATAATATTGCTTTATGGGTAATTGTGATGATCCAAtgagacaataatttttaaaaggaattatacaggactggggtgtagcttggtgatagagcacaagactctgggttaggatcccagcactgaaaacaaaaaggGCACACATGCAGTAGGGTGTTCCATCAATATGGTCACTATTGCCAGCAACCAGGTTAATAACAAAGTAAGAAAAATCTTGAAAGTCTAGTGGGTAGCAGTAGGAAGAATAGCCatgaataaataatctatttaaaaatgttcagttaGAAGGGCAAGCAAGTGGATTTCTTTTATACTATTTCCTTTGTATGTTTAAGTTAGTCATGACTGGATTTTGTGTGTAGTGCTGGGAAATcaaaccccagggccttgtgcatggtaaacccaagttctaccactgagccacatccccagcctacaactgtatttttaaatttagacagATATAATTTATCCACTCTAGACAGATTTGATGCTGAACACCAGTAGTGTAGCATAAACTGGATTCTAGTAACTGCTGCAAGCTTCTCTATATAAGTCTTTCAGTCTCTCAgctgaaatttctttcttcagtactTCAGCAGACATCACTTCTTTATTGTGTGAATCTCACTATCCCCTGTCCTGTGAGGACATCCCCAAGAACCTTGGTTGGGGAATGGGCATAcacagttttcttcttctttttttggtaatttCATCCTACCCAACCttgtactgttttttttcttcctcctgcccACCTCCTTACTTCTCAAGCCTTATTATTCCCTACACGTAGGAACTTGAAACCTAAGAGTATGGGAAAGCAACAGAGCAACAGCAGTGGTGCCAAGAACTGGGGATGCTGCCAAACTATTCCCCAGGCCCCATATGCAGTGAGTGACCCAACTACATGCAGATTGGACTTAACTGCTCATGGGGCCTCACACAATTGgtattcctttttgtttctgctcattttcttcctctcactGAAAGTATCCTCCTCCCAAATCTGTGTCACATTCAAATCCAACTCATCCTTGCAGACCCAGGCAAGGTCTTTCTTCAGGGAAGACTATCTCAGTTCACAAATATCctccccccacacatacacaaacaggTACTATACTTACTGTCTGTATGATAAACCATAGTTGCCGTACACATTTACACGATTAAATAAATGTTCCATGTGTACATGATTAATTTTCCAAGAGCAGGAACGGTGTCTTGCAAACCCCTTATATTCAGTGGGTTAATACTTGTTGAACAGTGAATcagtgggtttttgtttgttcatttaggCTAACACAGGAGGAAATAGAAGTATGGATAAATGAGAAAGGTTGAATGGATAGATGGGTAAAAAAAAGCAGCACCCTGTCAAGATGGGAAAATATTGGAGGTGTTGAATTAACATCTGCTCAACTGACTTGCTGTGCGATTGGTAAAAACTATAGGAGTAGATGTTAACTAGGAAAAGCAAGGAAAATGTATTTCAGTTTGAGGTAAAAGACAGCTGGAGAAAGGTGAGGCTGCAAAAGAAATTCTGACTTGATTGTGTTAAAACCTGGAGGTAGGCCAATTAGATAAGTGAAGGTAAAtggagctattgggattacacgGATAGACATGTGGTCTAGTAGGTAAGCAAATCCGTAGAGATGGTATGAAGTGGGGGGGGGGTAGGTGGATAAAATGATCGACGGCTAGTGGATTGAGTGGGTAAGTAGGTGGGTGGGTGATAGTGGGTTAATGGGTAGGTGGCTAGGTGTTTAGTTGGGAGGAAATAGGTGTAGGGTGTGTTATTTAAAATCCGGCCCCTCCCTCACCTTGACCCGGAAGCGGATGAGTGCTAGCCTCACGCAGTGGCTCAGGCAGGCCGGTGGCAGGAACCAGGCCCGCGGTGGAGGGGTGCCCTTGTTGCCCACGTGTCCCACGATCAGTTGCGCTGTCTGCCGCTCGGCCTGGCACCGACGGCCCCACTCTGCCAGTCGGTCCTTGCCCAGGCCCCCGGGGAACATGACCACGAGCTCCAGGCCGTCGCCGCCGGGGTAGGCACAAGCCTGGCATAGCGCTGACAAGTAGCCCAGCATGGCGTTCCACTGCCCGCCACACACCCAATCCGTCTGGTAACCGCCATAGAGCCGTGGAAGCGCCGAGCCCGCGTCTACAAGCACTCGAGCCCCGGGCAGCGGAGGGGGCGGCGGCGGCAGTGGCGGGTGCAGCCCGGGCTGCGCTGGGCCATGGTGGTGGAAGTGGTGAGCAGGGTGATGGTGCCGATTCGGGCCCGCGCCCCCGGAGTAGGCACCTAATGCTGCGGGCGGGAGCGGTGGTTGCAGAGGAGCAGAGCCCCTGGCGGCGCGTGGAGCTCCGGGTGCTAAGGCTGCCGTCGGTGGCAGCTGGCGGtgcaggtgctgctgctgctgctggcgcGATACAGTGCGCGCGAGTTTGAGGAGGTCCACAGGCACCACGGCCCCAGGACAACGCTTCTCCAGGAACTCTTGGAAGCCCTGGACGCCCATGCTTCGTCGGTGGGCAGACGAGATGAGACAGCGGCTGCGCGAGCAAGCTAGGCGGCGATCTGGGCGCGAAGCTGGGGGCGGGCGCGTGCGCACTCCGCGGGGGGCGAGGGGGCGGGAAAAGGATTCCCGAGGGGAGGGGTGAGGAAACCAgggcggggaggggaggagacCGCAGATTGGATACGGGTGGACAGGAGGGGTGAGGCCGACCGGACTCAGGAGAGGTTGGGAGGATAAAAGCGATGACAGGCTCTAGTcgcttctctttttttctcctctcccgCTGCTCTTCTTTGCCGCTTCAAAGAGGGTAAAGCCTCTTCCTTCCACCTCCGGGAGCCATGTTGCCTCGTCTTCTCTCTGATACACGCTTTTTAGCTGGAGGAGGGGGAATGGGGCGGGGCGGATGGGCATCCTGGGAGTTGTAGTCTTCTAGCAAATGGCCTCAGGATGTAGTCGGCTAAGGTAACTATCACTCAGCTCCTGCCTTGTGGTTCTCAGGGTCAAAGAGGCGGGGCATGAAGATTTGTGTTTAGGATTTCCACTCTCAATTCCTTGCATCCCACTGAACTGCCTTAGGCTTTTTACTGCCATTCCCAGCATAAGgagtttggggggggggaggagtgATGCATCATGGGAAAGGAAATTGAGTGTATTGATTGAATTTAACCAAAGTGAGCTAAAATTCCCCAGGAGGGAGAATTTTCACTTTGATGCGGAAATTAATATGCCTTACTTATGTGAGAAAGAACacatatgaaacataaaaataaccacTACAATTTCTACAGCAACTTGCttgcttaagaatttttttcccgAATTAGCAATGGTGAAACAAATTTGTCCAGGACAATGTGGGACAAAGCGAAATTGAATGGCAGGATCTCTTTGAGCAAGGAGATGTGGGCCAACACGAACTACAGGTTGTACCTTTTTGGTACTCACTGAACTACTCTGTCCCATTTTtagtatttatattaaatatcttaCATTTTAGGGCTCTTGTTTCCAAATGTCATTGTGAATTAGCCTTGGTACTAATTCAAAACTGTACAACCCAAGAGTGAGCAAGATGAACGATGTCTGAGACAAGTCTATTAGAatgcaaaagcaaataaaagcTCCGTGCTCAATAAAAGAATATATCACAAGAGGGTAAGGCCCAGATGGCAAAGAATAAGTAGATGGTGAGGCAGTGCACGTAGGTAAATTGAAAACATGCAATGAATGTGAGAGGGTAGTGGCTTAAAGGGATAAAGAATGGAAGGACTAGAGGTTTTCTAGTAAACTGGACACTTTTGGATTGTTTGCCCATCTGCCCTTTTCTAGGAATTGGCTCTCTCCTTTCCCCATTTATAGGGGAAAATAACTGCCATGTTCCTATCTCTAGATAATTAAACAGAAGCGGACACCTAATCCGACCTGGATCAATCAGAATCTCATTCCCTAGAAATTTagaattaggggctgggattgtggctcagtggtagagtgcttgcctggcacttgtgaggcagtgggttccatcctcagcacacgtaaaaataagtaaataaaataaatttataaaaaaaggaaatttagaatTAGATCAGAGATATCTGCTTTTCTCTTAAGTGTAATCTTGGAAGCTATCAGCAATTTTCCACTGGAGAGATATAAGTAAACAATGTTGGTTAGCAGACaaagaaaactgtatttttagccaggtgtgggggtgcatgcctgtagtcccagtgacttgggaagctgaagcaggaagattgcaagttcaagaccagcctcagtaacttagcaatgccctaaaGCAACTCCCActagagcctgtctcaaaataaaaaataaaaagggctggggatgtagcttagtggtaaaaggtccctgggttaaattcctattataaaaagaaacaaaggaagaaaaaaaaaaaaaccatgcagACTCAGAAAAGAGCAGAGTCAGGTTAAGGAAAACATGGTGGTTAAGTggttagtgtatatatatatatatatatatatctcaaaatggcattttactcagccataaataaataagaaagaaattatgttatttgtatcaaaatggatggaactggagacatCATGCTCCATGATATAAGCCATAGACtgagaaagtcaaaggtcatatgTGGgagctagaaagaaaaataaagtggggGAAGAGACCTCATGACAATGGGAGGAAGACTTGTAGAGGATGGAGATtaggggaagaaagagaggaggaaaagagtAGTTATGGGGGATAAAATAGACCAAACTATGCTATATGGAGGTACCAATATATGACGATGAAGGCtcctattatgtataattatggtccaccaataaaaatatttgaaaaatagccAGCACCCTTCAAGCACACCTGTAAAtgccagcaatttaggaggctgaggcaacttAGACCCTTAGCAATTTAACATGACCATGTCTCAAAAGCTggaaaggagtggggatgtagctaagtagtAAAGCACTCtgagattcaattcccagtacccccccccaaattttaaaaataaaagtcataagATGAAAATGGGCAGAGATGAGAGATTAGAAATCTTCATGGTAGTCCAGGTTCCATATCATTCTTAAGGCATTCCTTGGTTTTTCTTAGACAACCCCATATCCTTACTATTACTATTTTTGTTTAACTTAGAGTTGGTTTAAAAACTGTTTattattctctaaataaaacacaaaatagggctgaggacgtGACTCAGTagtcaagagcccctgagttcaattcctggtacaaaaaaagaaagaaagaaactgcttATCATGAAGAAAATGTTAACTAATTCAAGAACTGGTACCAAAATGGGATGTGGTACATTGCAGGCCCTAAAATATGGACAGAGATAGAAGGTCTCTTTCATGTGTTGCTGGGAAGGGAGCTTGGCTTTCCATGTTATATGACAGTGAAACAGCACTGCCAACAAACAAGGACAAACCCAGTATGTCTCTGTACTAGCACACCAGCAATACCTGTGAATTGTTACAAATTTAACATTCTTGGGCCTCACTCCAGACCTCCAGGATCAGAAACACTGAGTGTGGGGTTTAAGTGGtgacaaacataaaaaaaaaatcctgacattAGTTAAAGCAAAGCAGTGAGAACAGATTTTATTCAGTTACTACTGACAGTAGGGGAAAGGGCTGAACTTTGCTCTGATTTGCATATAGATGACTGGGtgttttactttatgtatttatttttcagcactACAGATTGAACCAGAGGCTCTATACcgctgaactatatccccagtcctttaaaacaagaacaaaaatgggTCTCGATTGCTGAGCATTCAAGTTACAGAGGTtggtctcgaacttgcaatcctcttgccacTTAGCCTGttgactctgggattacaggcatgcaccatcacaccgtGCTATGACTGGgcattttaaagagagaatgagggaaTAGGGGATAGGATTAAGTGGGAGCTCAGTAGTGTCAGGGAAGTAAAAAATTAGTGAGTACTGGTCAGTATAAATGTGATTGGGCCAGCTGTGTACGGTGGCTGGCAATTACTGAAGTTAGATTTCTATTCCTcccagaaacagagacagaggcCCTATCCTTCCTGATAATTACATTTCTAAGGAATTGCTTTCAGATCCTTAGATATCACTCCTGGGTTTAGGAGAGACATACATAACCCAAAAGTACAGAGGAAGGATTCACAACTCTAAgcctttaaataaataatcaagtgAGGCTGATGGCCCATTAGGTGTGTGCTAGAACaagctgtaaattctttttctAGCCCGTGATTTTCCTGACAGGAATCCGGGAGTGGGCTGGGTCTCCTCAGGGATTTGACCTTAGGCTACTAGAAGTCCTGTTACCTTGGTCAAGTTTCTTATCATAGGTGTCTGAAAGGAGTATACCTACAGTTTTTGCTGGTCTCACTAGCCCTCTAGGTAATTCTAACATTCTCAAGTTTGAGAatcattacttttcttttttttaatatttgttttttagttgtagttgtacacaatacctttattttatttatttttatgtggtgctgaggattgaatccagtgccccgctcgtgctaggcaagcgctctacctctgagccacaaccccagcctgataaGCATTACTTTTCTAGAGCACACCGTAAGCCTATGTAGAAACAGGTTAAGCAAGGAAGTGCATCAATTTATTGACTCATAATAGTTTTTCTATGCCTGTAATTCATTTCCATTATTCCTGTCCAGGTGAAAAGAGTTTATCCTTAGACCTGGTGACTGACTAATAGTGtcacttttcctttcctaaaaggGAATTTTGATTGTGGTCATTGAATTATTTCTCTACTATTGCATGTTACAATCTATTGGTAGCAGTTAGGTTCATCAGAGGTTACAAGATAAATGAAGCCACATTTAGAGGTGGAAGAGGTGTGTCCATGCCATGCCATTATTTCTGAATGCTATAGTTCTGTAAGATTCACAAGCGTCTGTGGATTGTTAggtgtgggattttttttttttttgtataagaaATTGACACACATATTTATGGGGCAGACAACAGGAGGACCGTACATACACATCTATCAGATTGTCTCTGTGGCACCCCTTTTCTACCACCTGCTCTAATCCTTATGGTTGCATAGGAGCCATCCTTTGTGAACCTTCCCAGAGAATTGGGTATtagaagaagaaagatgaaaactCCTGGCTGCAATCAAGCACCTGGTTCATTTGTTCCCAAGGCCCAGCTTTATTATCCTTGGGTTTTGTGAGACCCTCCCGTCTTTCTATTTTACCTGTCTTACTTACACATGTTTAAATTGGGTGTCTTTACTTAAACACAACAGTCCTAACATGTTGTCCAGGAGATTGTAGGCCATGGAGAGGATAGGGATGACAGAGGACAAAGCCCTGAAAGTAGAAGAGAATAGTAAATGTCACAGAGTAGTTGTTCAAATTGTGTGCTTTGGAACCACTATCTTGGTTCCAATACCAGTTCAACACCTTATTAACTGTATGACTTtaacaagttatttaacctcttgaACTCTTAATTTATCTATGAAATAGGGACTCACTAATTTATTTAATGGGCTTATTTCATACCCAGTACATGCCAGGAATAAGGAAAGTAGGTTTTAAGACAGTCAAGAGACTTAGAAGGCAAATTTAGTAATGACAGAAgcttgtaaaaattaaatacattgtaGAGCACTTAGCATAATAACTGACAATAAACAGTTAACAAATGTTAAGTTTTATGAAGGATAAGGGGTGGTATGGAGGGTAATTGTCAGACTCTTTTTTTATGGTATTAGGAACTGAACccacatgcactctaccactgaactacatctcaaaagttatttttatttttttattttataacagtgtctcactaagttgctaaggctggccttgaactttcaatcctgtTTCTTCAGCCTCCATAGTCGCTGGGAtgacaagtgtgcaccaccatgctcagctgtgCTTGTGTTTCTTGAATCAGCAACTGGTTTATAGCAGGGAGTTTATTAGATtagtaaaagaaataatgaagtggTTCTTGGCCCAGTTACATATCAGTATCATGTGGGGAGGAATTTTTAGTGGTATGGGGGATTAAATACAGGGTTGCTTTACCcagctctttatatttttaatttagagacagagccttaTAAAATTGCTCAGGCTAGACTGGAactttcagtccttctgcttcaaccaccagagttgctgggattacaggcaagtgctgCTGTGCCTCACCATgatgacacatttttaaatgagttcTATGTTGGTATTGTCTCCCAACTTAGTCACTTTCACATCTGAAGTCCACTTTATTACATCATCTAACACCATTGAGGCGTTGGGGCTCAGAAAAATGATGCCCCCAAATACAGCACTTTGGCATGCTGACTACCTTGAACTAAAGGCTATTGAAAGGCCTTAAAAGCATCCTCAGAAGTAAAGTTGATTTCAGATCTTGTTCTGCTCTTCTTCTTCccactcttcccccacccccagtcatAGAAACCAGAATCCCTCTTTCCAAAGGTGGATCATAGAAATTAGAACCCTTCTCTTCCAAAGGAAGCCAAAACAGATAGAAaggttgccaggtgtggtggcacatgcctataatcccagtggcaaaggaggctgaggtaggaggattgtgagttcaaagccagcttcagcaaaagtaaggtgctaagcacctcagtgagaccctgtctctaaatacaaaatagggctggggatgtggttcccttggttgagtgcccctgagttcaatccctggtaccaaaaaaaaaagaaaaaagaaaggtcactcccttctcctctttttGGAGACATTCATTCCAAAGGGGTCTTGCCCTATACTCTGCAAAGGAATGCTACACGGAGAGTTCAAGAATAATCTGGAGGGGACTTGCTGGGTCTCCCCTCCTCAGTTTTACATGGCTGTCCATTTTTCATTAAACTTAAGCATGAAATTTGGGTCTTTGTTTTTGAAGGCTTTTATGTcacttaaaattttgattaactTGTTAACCTGCTTTTTTTCTgtggttgtttgtttgcttgcttgctttatgcagtgttggagatcaaacccagggcctcctgcatgctaagcaagtgctctgccactgaggcacaTGTGACACTTATGATAGGTTAGGAAAGGTATCAtacttttcttttatagtttctgGCAGCTGAGATATGACTTTCTCTAGAGCCTGCAGATGAGATCCTGGGAAAACTGATAAGGAACTAGCTAagaaaaattgagattttttaaaaccaatCTCCCAAATCTCTGCCTGTGGTATTTGGTTAATAATTGAAGGGCCAGAaatggaggcacatgcctgtaatcctagtgactctggaggctgaggcaggacagttgcaaattcaaggccagtctcagcaatttagaaggtcctaagcaacttagcaagaacctgtgtaaaataaaaaggggatgtagctcagtactaaAGTgtgcctgggttaaatccccagtaccaaaataaaaaaacaaatagaaggaaatttttttcttaatcactttctttcaaaatttatattagCAGGAGAAATCATTTATATGTACCATTTCTTGTGTAAAAGGACTTTGGTGATCTTTTTGGTATGAATGCTCATTTTCTGATTTCTGCCCTCCCAGAGGTggtctttgttttcctttgtctctcttTTGTATAGTTTGTCATAAAGAGGAGAATCATAAGGTTAGATAGAACACAGGCATAAATCCTTTAAGCTTTTTATTCAAGCCAGAATCAGAGATGGGTGTGTTCCCGGTTATCCCCGGATTGTTTATACAAACTTTGCTGTGGGTCCCTGAGTCAAAAATCTGGATGAGGTTCTCCTGTGTTTTGTGTCCAGAGTTGGCTTTCTGACCACTGAGAACACTTTCTCTAGTCTCTACCAGCAGGGGACACAAGTGTCAGTATGCATCAGGTAACTTGTTGAATAGGCTGGGAACCTATTCATGCCAGCTCTAAGAGGTTTTAATAGCTATGGCTTTTGTTATGCCAACCTTCAGTGCTTGAATTCATACTAGGAATCACTCATGTTAGTATCCCCTACCCTGTGTCACAAGGGTCTGtgaatgtgggggtgggggagtggtcTCATGTTTCATTGGGAGGCATGAGAAGCCATTTTCACAAAACACTAGCTGTGGCAACAAAGAAATTTGCTTCCTtcctctatcttttttttaaaaatttttttattttattttattttattttttattggttgttcaaaaccttccACTATCTCTTTAGGAGTAAAATTTTGGGCTTAaggggattcaatttcatttgcCTACATTGAGAACACTACTTGTGCCCATGGTATTACTAGTTTGAGTCGctttgagaataaataaattgactaacattattgttaaatttttgtcttttgtttttgtttgggggattttgtttttattttttgcagttctggggctcaaatccagggccttgcttaTACAaaacaaatgctctaccactgagctacatccccagacctgtaaaaataagttttaattgtGACTTTTGGTCTTAGGTTACCCATTTGTTATTCTTTCCCTCCTGTAGACAGCTATTGTTTTCCTATTTGACTCATTTTGCCCTGACAATTTAGGATAGTAGCTTTCCACTTGTCAGGAACATGCAGATTATTGGACTTGTATGTATATAGATTGTCAATCAAAAGGTTAGAGTCCCTAAGAATatgggtaggaaaaaaaaaagagggtcgCATCCTGTTTACAGCTAGTGTGCTGAATATTCCCAGCTCTCCAGGAGTTATCCAAGTCTTTCTTCTTTGATATGCTGCTGGATCTCAAGAGGGGATATGCCATGTGTACTATAAAACTTACTGGTTTTAGTTCTGAGTCATTTGTTAGGtaccttttatttaaaagaaaataataataatagtaatagaagCCAGGAATATTTGCTGTTTCCTGGATGAAGTAGTTTGTTTTTAAGAGCCATATGTTCAAAATTCAGCTTAATTTGGAAGCTGATATTCAggctaaacttttttttttaaaataaggttttcCTGTTCTATTGGGTcctgcttctcccatgggaactTTAGGAAGTTAATAGTCAATTAAAATTTAGTCAATTAAAACCTGTCTTCTTGAACCCGTTTACAATATGTTCTATCCCTCAGTATGCTTCCTTTCTTGTTGGCTTGACTTTTGCTGAGGATAATGTGAAACTTCATTGGCTTTTTTGCAAACTTAAGATCTCCCAAAACTGGCTCCTTGCAGACCTGTTCTTTCCATttacttttccttcttccctaTTTTTGCCATCTGTGATATTCTGTCCCATTCCCTTGAATCTTTTGTATCTTGTCCTTCAAGCCCCTATTTTCTCTGTAGTGGTCAGAGGATGAAAAATTACTGAGGAAACAAAGGATGCAGTTTTCCATGGCCAAATTATAGTTATGTTTTTGAATCTTATCCTAGGACCATCTGCATACTTCTTTGTGAATCCTATGGTGAATTCCTCTAAGTTTATATTGCCTGGACATTCATTTTGAATCCTCACTTATATTGCCTGGACATTCATATTTGAATCCTCACTTGCCATACCCTAAATCTTTCTTggaaaaacttttattatttctctgtgCATTTGAGATGTATGTATATCTTTTTTAGAACATGATAGTTATcatttggaaataagaaaaacttaaGAGAGATAATactattagaaaaaagaaaaagggaaaagtgaTGAGGAAGAATGATGTTTAacttttagtttctttatttctgtgaCATTTTCAATGTGTGCCTGACTTGACAACaataaaagtaaagtaaaatattaattttgtttaatgACTCATAAATGTTGAGATAATTACTAAGCAtaagtttaactttttaaaatttttggtattAGAGCTTGAAtgtaggggcactttaccactgagctacatccccagagctttttattttttattttgagacaaggtcttgttaaattgctaa
This sequence is a window from Ictidomys tridecemlineatus isolate mIctTri1 chromosome X, mIctTri1.hap1, whole genome shotgun sequence. Protein-coding genes within it:
- the Fam120c gene encoding constitutive coactivator of PPAR-gamma-like protein 2 isoform X6; the protein is MGVQGFQEFLEKRCPGAVVPVDLLKLARTVSRQQQQQHLHRQLPPTAALAPGAPRAARGSAPLQPPLPPAALGAYSGGAGPNRHHHPAHHFHHHGPAQPGLHPPLPPPPPPLPGARVLVDAGSALPRLYGGYQTDWVCGGQWNAMLGYLSALCQACAYPGGDGLELVVMFPGGLGKDRLAEWGRRCQAERQTAQLIVGHVGNKGTPPPRAWFLPPACLSHCVRLALIRFRVKQKFKALKLLLDSRKL
- the Fam120c gene encoding constitutive coactivator of PPAR-gamma-like protein 2 isoform X5 produces the protein MGVQGFQEFLEKRCPGAVVPVDLLKLARTVSRQQQQQHLHRQLPPTAALAPGAPRAARGSAPLQPPLPPAALGAYSGGAGPNRHHHPAHHFHHHGPAQPGLHPPLPPPPPPLPGARVLVDAGSALPRLYGGYQTDWVCGGQWNAMLGYLSALCQACAYPGGDGLELVVMFPGGLGKDRLAEWGRRCQAERQTAQLIVGHVGNKGTPPPRAWFLPPACLSHCVRLALIRFRVKVFQSLEDHHLEVVAFFRENGFHGLLAHDSEYALYNIPSYYSSHALKLSWNGKNLTTNQFLMQEVAKQLGLKRMNFPIFAALLGNHILPDEDLAAFHWSLLGPEHPLASLKVRAHQLVLPPCDVVIKAVSEYVSSIKDPSNLDVVGKDVFKQSQSRTEDKIERFKKAVEYYSVTTKLSSLPVGPSFLGFRNNRLGNPPLPRNQMGTISAGKPM